A window from Microcoleus sp. AS-A8 encodes these proteins:
- the urtA gene encoding urea ABC transporter substrate-binding protein: MVRRFGRRKFLLYGSATLGTSILLKACASNEPTTTAASPAASGSPVAAAGSSGDTIKVGILHSLSGTMAISEQSVVDAELLAIDEINAAGGVLGKKIETIKEDGASDWPTFAEKAKKLIDQDKVVSIFGCWTSASRKAVLPVFEEKNHMLWYPVQYEGQECSKTIFYTGAAPNQQIEPSVDWLLQNKGKEFFLVGSDYVFPRTANTIIKAQLQAKGGKTVGEDYLPLGNTEVTPIISKIKAALPNGGVIYNTLNGDSNVAFFKQLKGAGLTPDKYPTMSVSIAEEEVKAIGPEYLKGHYAAWNYFQTVDNPTNKKFVEAFKKKYGESRVTNDPMESAYIAVYIWKQAVEKAKTTDIEAVRKAALGQTFEAPQGKVTMENNHHLAKFVRIGEVGEDGLFKIVNSTDKAVAPVPWNQFVAETKGFGCDWSDPNKGGKFKVS, translated from the coding sequence ATGGTGAGGAGATTTGGACGACGTAAATTTCTGCTCTACGGCTCTGCAACTTTGGGAACCAGCATTCTCCTGAAAGCTTGCGCTAGCAATGAACCCACGACAACGGCAGCAAGTCCAGCGGCTTCTGGATCACCCGTGGCAGCTGCCGGGAGTAGCGGCGATACAATCAAGGTCGGGATTTTACACTCCCTCAGCGGCACGATGGCGATTAGTGAACAAAGCGTCGTGGATGCTGAATTACTAGCGATTGATGAAATCAATGCAGCCGGTGGAGTGCTGGGTAAAAAGATCGAGACCATCAAAGAAGATGGTGCTTCTGACTGGCCCACCTTTGCCGAGAAAGCGAAAAAACTCATTGACCAAGACAAGGTAGTGTCTATCTTCGGCTGCTGGACTTCGGCTAGCCGTAAAGCCGTGCTGCCGGTCTTTGAAGAGAAAAACCACATGCTCTGGTACCCCGTACAGTATGAGGGCCAAGAGTGTTCCAAGACCATTTTCTACACAGGTGCTGCCCCGAACCAGCAAATTGAGCCGTCAGTAGATTGGCTTTTGCAAAATAAGGGTAAAGAGTTCTTCCTCGTAGGTTCAGACTACGTTTTCCCCCGGACTGCCAACACCATTATTAAGGCGCAATTGCAAGCCAAAGGTGGCAAGACAGTCGGTGAAGACTACTTACCCCTAGGGAATACCGAAGTTACACCGATCATCAGTAAAATCAAAGCGGCTTTGCCCAATGGGGGCGTGATTTACAACACCCTAAATGGGGATAGCAATGTAGCCTTCTTTAAACAGCTTAAAGGCGCTGGCTTAACTCCAGACAAATATCCCACCATGTCTGTCAGTATTGCCGAAGAAGAAGTTAAAGCCATCGGCCCAGAGTATCTCAAAGGTCACTATGCGGCTTGGAACTACTTCCAAACCGTCGATAATCCAACCAATAAAAAGTTTGTTGAAGCCTTTAAGAAAAAGTATGGTGAAAGCCGTGTCACCAATGACCCGATGGAGTCTGCCTACATAGCGGTTTACATCTGGAAGCAGGCCGTTGAAAAAGCGAAGACAACGGATATCGAAGCCGTGCGGAAAGCAGCTTTGGGTCAAACCTTTGAGGCTCCACAAGGGAAGGTAACTATGGAAAATAACCATCACCTCGCTAAGTTTGTGCGGATTGGCGAAGTTGGGGAGGATGGTCTATTTAAGATTGTTAATTCCACGGACAAAGCGGTTGCACCCGTGCCCTGGAATCAATTTGTGGCGGAAACGAAAGGCTTTGGCTGCGATTGGTCTGATCCAAACAAAGGCGGCAAATTTAAAGTAAGTTAA
- a CDS encoding HNH endonuclease: protein MNPFYTLVADRATHRCEYCNAPELVFNFPFEVEHIIPLYRSGADAESNLALACRSCNLRKGTRISGIDPESDTEVRLFHPRQDEWDDHFQVDSDSGTLAAKTPIGRVTIACLEMNSQAQVTARQLWIRLGLFP, encoded by the coding sequence ATGAACCCTTTCTATACTCTAGTCGCCGACCGTGCTACTCATCGCTGTGAATACTGTAATGCTCCAGAACTCGTCTTCAACTTCCCGTTTGAAGTCGAACATATCATACCCCTTTACCGAAGCGGCGCTGATGCCGAATCCAATCTAGCTCTTGCCTGTCGCTCCTGCAATCTTCGTAAGGGAACTCGTATCAGTGGCATCGATCCGGAATCCGATACTGAAGTTCGTCTATTTCACCCAAGGCAAGATGAATGGGACGACCATTTCCAAGTAGACAGCGATTCTGGAACGCTTGCGGCTAAAACACCCATTGGAAGAGTAACGATTGCTTGTTTAGAAATGAACAGCCAAGCACAAGTAACGGCACGGCAGCTATGGATTCGTCTAGGCTTGTTTCCTTAA
- a CDS encoding ABC transporter substrate-binding protein yields METTQTVKTQPRRIPPIFYIFIVGLCLFLFPRLLGIFKTDSELGSIGNRLLIQERLTPDKQKGIEAFAKGDYQQASASFKKSLLQQPNDPEALIYLNNTQAGNNALKIAVSVPIGSNLNVAQEILRGVATAQTEINQNGGINGQKLQVQIVNDQNDPEIARKVARELVKDRQVLGVVGHNASNASLAAAPIYQQGGLVMITPTSFANNLSGLGNYIFRIVPTTKVMAETLADYAVKTARKTKIAFCYDSHAFDTVSFKDEFLAAFVSKGGQLVPTVCDLSAPNFNPTAAVTQAISSGADGLFIASHIDRLESAIAVARANQGKLALFSSPTMYTVKTLQAGQQAVKGLALVAPWHPQVNPSFADRMSQRWHGKVSWRTATAYDATQAMIAGLQQSQRRDGLQQALHSGGFTVEGASGAVRFASTGDRISHSVIVQVQSKGFDYDFVMLPTIAP; encoded by the coding sequence ATGGAAACAACACAAACAGTCAAAACTCAACCCCGCAGAATTCCTCCCATTTTCTACATTTTTATAGTAGGATTATGTCTATTTTTATTTCCTCGCCTTCTGGGTATTTTTAAAACAGACTCAGAGTTGGGAAGTATCGGGAATCGTTTGTTAATTCAAGAAAGGTTGACTCCCGACAAACAAAAAGGAATTGAAGCCTTTGCTAAGGGGGATTATCAACAAGCGAGCGCATCTTTTAAAAAATCTCTCCTCCAGCAGCCGAATGACCCGGAAGCGCTCATCTACTTAAATAACACCCAAGCCGGAAACAATGCTCTCAAGATAGCGGTAAGCGTGCCAATTGGTAGTAACTTAAACGTGGCTCAAGAAATCCTTCGGGGAGTGGCTACAGCCCAGACTGAAATTAACCAAAATGGCGGCATTAATGGACAGAAATTGCAAGTCCAGATTGTCAACGATCAAAATGACCCAGAAATTGCCCGAAAAGTTGCTCGCGAGTTAGTCAAAGATCGGCAAGTCCTGGGAGTGGTGGGACACAATGCCAGCAATGCCTCTCTCGCCGCTGCTCCTATCTACCAACAGGGGGGATTAGTGATGATAACCCCTACCTCCTTTGCGAATAACCTCTCTGGATTGGGTAACTATATTTTTCGCATCGTTCCGACTACCAAAGTCATGGCCGAAACGTTAGCCGACTATGCGGTTAAAACTGCCCGCAAAACTAAAATTGCGTTTTGTTACGATTCCCACGCATTCGATACTGTCTCTTTCAAAGATGAATTCTTGGCGGCTTTTGTCAGCAAGGGAGGGCAATTAGTTCCCACCGTTTGCGATTTATCAGCTCCTAACTTTAACCCGACTGCGGCGGTGACTCAAGCTATTAGCAGTGGTGCAGATGGGTTGTTTATCGCTTCCCACATCGATCGCTTAGAATCTGCGATCGCAGTTGCTAGAGCAAATCAGGGCAAATTAGCTTTATTTAGCAGCCCAACAATGTATACCGTCAAAACCTTACAAGCCGGACAGCAAGCCGTCAAGGGGTTAGCCCTCGTCGCACCTTGGCATCCTCAAGTTAATCCGTCTTTTGCAGACAGGATGAGTCAGCGCTGGCATGGCAAAGTTAGCTGGCGCACAGCTACGGCTTATGATGCTACGCAGGCGATGATTGCCGGCTTGCAGCAGAGTCAGCGTCGCGATGGTTTACAGCAAGCGTTGCATAGTGGGGGGTTTACCGTTGAGGGTGCCAGTGGTGCTGTAAGATTTGCCTCCACTGGTGATCGTATCAGTCACTCAGTCATTGTCCAAGTTCAGTCTAAGGGTTTTGATTACGACTTCGTGATGCTACCGACAATAGCGCCATAA
- a CDS encoding helix-turn-helix domain-containing protein has product MANDRNSNSNPNLASLKQVRERLGMTQEEFASELGITRKTIGNHERGAHQLKLSLGQIKRLKELLEQVGMSIDDLPDDID; this is encoded by the coding sequence ATGGCAAACGATAGAAACTCAAATAGCAACCCCAATTTGGCAAGTCTCAAGCAAGTGCGTGAACGTTTAGGGATGACTCAAGAAGAATTCGCTAGCGAATTGGGAATAACCCGCAAAACGATTGGCAATCATGAAAGAGGCGCACACCAACTGAAGCTTTCTCTAGGGCAAATCAAACGATTGAAAGAACTTCTCGAACAAGTTGGAATGTCGATTGATGACTTACCTGACGACATCGATTGA
- the urtE gene encoding urea ABC transporter ATP-binding subunit UrtE, whose amino-acid sequence MLQISGLNVYYGESHILRDVDLSVPSGQMVCLIGRNGVGKTTLLKTLMGLLKPRTGTITLAGEPITNKSPDKRARLGIGYVPQGREIIPRLTVKENLLLGLESRRSGRSGREEIPEDIFALFPVLKTMLSRMGGDLSGGQQQQLAIARALMGRPQLLVLDEPTEGIQPSIILEIEAAVRRIVESTGISVLLVEQHLHFVRQADKYYAMQKGGIVASGATSELSNEVIQRFLAV is encoded by the coding sequence ATGCTGCAAATCTCTGGACTCAATGTCTACTACGGCGAAAGTCACATTCTCCGGGATGTCGATTTAAGTGTTCCATCAGGGCAGATGGTTTGCCTAATTGGACGCAATGGGGTGGGAAAAACAACGTTGCTGAAAACCCTGATGGGATTACTCAAACCTCGCACAGGTACGATTACTTTGGCAGGGGAACCCATTACGAATAAATCACCCGACAAGCGGGCAAGATTGGGCATTGGTTATGTTCCCCAAGGACGGGAGATTATTCCTCGGTTGACAGTGAAGGAAAATTTGTTGCTGGGTTTGGAATCACGTCGCAGTGGAAGAAGCGGTAGAGAGGAAATCCCCGAAGATATTTTTGCTCTGTTTCCGGTTTTAAAAACCATGCTCTCTCGGATGGGGGGTGATTTGAGTGGTGGACAACAACAACAACTGGCGATCGCGCGTGCTTTAATGGGACGTCCCCAATTACTGGTGTTAGATGAACCCACCGAAGGCATTCAACCTTCAATTATTCTAGAAATTGAAGCGGCTGTCCGCCGCATTGTGGAATCAACAGGAATTTCTGTCCTGTTAGTCGAGCAACATCTACATTTTGTGCGGCAAGCGGATAAGTACTATGCCATGCAGAAAGGTGGAATTGTCGCCTCTGGAGCCACCAGCGAACTGAGCAATGAAGTGATTCAACGATTTTTAGCGGTTTGA
- a CDS encoding PspA/IM30 family protein, translating to MKQLIYWLIGEGKLKLFIYWLIGERTGRTLVGIWNWLWGIPVESGGKIAVEVAQESLESMQISIYQLAESVATVVAAYEKAKAKYATKEREFKLAENQALLATQRGNEEAARLAMSRAIAIERLLPKISEQVAQAEQLVVAAKEKLYREREKLEAYQTEMQNMKALSEINEALETIAKVDTSFNLNSARSQFESAQAAVEGRYLKVNAQAELSESHTERMQADLDRLTLNDEISRRLANLKSEQS from the coding sequence ATGAAACAACTAATCTATTGGCTCATTGGTGAAGGCAAATTAAAATTATTTATCTACTGGTTAATTGGTGAAAGAACTGGGCGGACTCTAGTAGGAATTTGGAACTGGCTGTGGGGTATCCCTGTCGAATCTGGGGGCAAAATTGCCGTGGAAGTAGCGCAGGAATCCCTCGAATCAATGCAAATATCCATCTACCAACTGGCAGAATCCGTTGCAACGGTTGTCGCTGCTTATGAGAAAGCTAAAGCTAAGTATGCAACCAAAGAGCGTGAATTTAAACTGGCAGAAAATCAAGCGTTGCTCGCCACTCAGCGGGGTAATGAAGAAGCAGCTAGACTGGCAATGAGTCGGGCGATCGCAATTGAAAGATTACTCCCTAAAATTTCCGAACAAGTTGCCCAAGCTGAACAACTAGTAGTGGCTGCCAAAGAAAAACTTTATCGAGAACGAGAAAAGTTAGAGGCTTATCAGACTGAGATGCAAAATATGAAGGCTTTATCAGAAATCAATGAAGCCTTAGAAACCATTGCCAAAGTTGATACTAGTTTTAACCTCAACTCGGCTCGATCTCAATTTGAATCGGCACAAGCAGCCGTCGAAGGGCGATATCTCAAAGTGAATGCCCAAGCAGAATTATCGGAAAGCCACACTGAAAGAATGCAAGCAGATTTAGACCGCTTGACGCTCAACGATGAAATTTCCCGTCGCCTTGCCAATTTGAAATCCGAACAAAGCTGA
- a CDS encoding helix-turn-helix domain-containing protein, producing the protein MVNDQDRNSNPNLPTLRQVRERLNMTQEEFARELRTTPRTIGRHERGEHKLRLTLGQIKQLKELLEQAGMSIDDLPDDID; encoded by the coding sequence ATGGTAAACGATCAGGATCGGAATAGCAACCCTAACTTGCCAACTCTTAGACAAGTTCGTGAACGTCTAAATATGACCCAGGAAGAATTTGCTCGTGAACTGAGGACAACACCCAGAACAATAGGGCGTCACGAAAGAGGGGAACACAAACTCAGACTTACCTTAGGACAAATCAAACAATTGAAAGAACTCTTAGAACAAGCTGGAATGTCAATTGATGACTTACCTGATGATATCGATTGA
- the urtD gene encoding urea ABC transporter ATP-binding protein UrtD has translation MSGKIIETENVTVSFDGFKALNNLNFNMDVGELRVVIGPNGAGKTTFLDVITGKVQPTQGRVLFKGRNVRRLSEHQIALLGIGRKFQTPRVYLNLTVRENLEIACNRQKNVFAALFGRPSSAERNTVKGLLETIGLTIKADFAAALLSHGEKQRLEIGMLVAQSPDLLLVDEPVAGLTDEETENIGNLLLALAESHSILVIEHDMEFVRQIARKVTVLHEGSVLYEGSIEEVQNEPRVIEVYLGEPLETTANMG, from the coding sequence ATGAGTGGAAAAATTATTGAAACGGAGAATGTAACAGTTAGTTTTGATGGCTTTAAGGCGCTCAATAACCTGAATTTCAATATGGATGTTGGGGAATTACGGGTGGTAATTGGGCCTAATGGTGCTGGAAAGACGACGTTCTTGGATGTGATTACCGGGAAGGTGCAGCCGACACAGGGGCGCGTGCTATTTAAAGGGCGAAATGTGCGGCGTTTGTCTGAACATCAAATCGCTCTTTTAGGTATTGGTCGTAAGTTCCAGACGCCGCGTGTCTACCTCAATCTGACGGTTCGTGAAAACTTAGAAATCGCTTGTAATCGCCAAAAAAATGTCTTTGCCGCACTGTTTGGTCGTCCTTCATCGGCTGAACGAAATACGGTTAAAGGTTTGCTGGAAACAATTGGATTAACAATTAAAGCTGATTTTGCTGCGGCATTGCTGTCTCATGGGGAAAAGCAACGTTTAGAAATTGGCATGTTAGTGGCTCAATCGCCGGATTTATTGCTGGTGGATGAACCGGTTGCGGGTTTGACGGATGAGGAAACGGAAAATATTGGAAATTTACTCTTAGCACTAGCAGAAAGTCATTCTATTTTGGTGATTGAACACGATATGGAATTTGTGCGCCAGATTGCGCGGAAGGTGACGGTGCTGCACGAGGGTTCAGTGTTATATGAAGGCAGTATTGAGGAAGTGCAAAATGAGCCGCGTGTGATTGAGGTGTATCTGGGAGAACCTCTGGAAACAACGGCCAACATGGGATGA
- a CDS encoding glycine-rich domain-containing protein-like, whose amino-acid sequence MSVGNQVLSSSAQAFLQKLKQLDLESIEKRLMQSGWTRQQATLAINRYKMFLSVVYLHPHTPLVPSQEIDRVWHYHILHTRKYYQDCQMLFGRFIHHEPDVEQWRQPDPLSLNTAFARTTELLVQYFGDAALGDTSLEQPDSILRAENLPLQQKLSENGDSHLHPSACGRPTSCLLETSYLTKQQIA is encoded by the coding sequence ATGTCAGTTGGAAACCAAGTTTTGTCTTCGTCAGCTCAAGCCTTCTTGCAAAAGCTAAAACAGCTTGACTTGGAGTCAATCGAAAAGCGACTCATGCAATCCGGGTGGACTCGCCAGCAAGCCACATTGGCAATTAACCGCTACAAAATGTTCTTATCTGTAGTGTATCTGCATCCCCACACTCCGCTAGTCCCGTCTCAGGAAATCGATCGGGTCTGGCATTACCACATCTTGCATACACGCAAGTATTATCAGGATTGCCAGATGCTGTTCGGTCGTTTCATTCACCATGAACCTGATGTAGAGCAGTGGCGTCAGCCAGATCCACTTTCGCTGAATACCGCTTTTGCTCGAACCACTGAACTCTTGGTGCAGTACTTCGGTGACGCAGCGTTAGGAGATACAAGCTTGGAGCAACCCGACAGTATCTTAAGAGCAGAAAACTTGCCTCTACAACAGAAATTATCTGAAAACGGTGACTCGCACCTCCATCCTAGTGCTTGTGGCAGACCGACAAGCTGCCTACTGGAAACATCCTACTTGACCAAGCAGCAGATTGCCTAA
- the urtC gene encoding urea ABC transporter permease subunit UrtC, with product MINDSLMEMPGIDRRHRRRRLLLIEVGAVALVALLLIFLMPVVLTSVRLNQMGRFLALAIAALGIDLIWGYTGLLSLGHGIFFAFGGYALAMHLQLAPVEAGTLPEFMNLYGVEKLPWFWTPFDSFGLAAIAVLLIPSLLGAVLGYLVFRNRIRGVYFSILTQAATIVFFNFFNGQQKLFNGTNGLTNYKTLLGADVNAPKTQFVFYTLTILFLVAAYALCRWLTRGRFGNLLIAIRDDESRVRFTGYNPTSFKVLVFAISAGLAGLAGAMYTLQTGIISPKAMDIAFSIEMVIWVAVGGRASLVGAILGALVVNFAKSLLSEKFPEIWLFFQGGLFLLVVMVLPDGFVGWLRAQGVDWLARLGRPKPVITYPSLEEDPQVQRERETLGRE from the coding sequence ATGATTAATGATTCACTAATGGAAATGCCAGGAATTGACCGACGACATCGGCGTCGTCGGTTACTGCTGATTGAGGTGGGTGCTGTTGCCCTTGTCGCGCTGCTGTTGATCTTCCTCATGCCTGTTGTCCTCACCAGCGTTCGCCTCAACCAAATGGGGCGTTTTTTAGCCTTAGCGATCGCCGCCCTCGGCATTGACCTGATTTGGGGGTATACGGGGCTTTTAAGTCTCGGACATGGCATCTTTTTCGCTTTTGGGGGTTACGCCCTAGCAATGCATCTCCAATTAGCACCGGTAGAAGCTGGGACGTTGCCGGAGTTCATGAATCTCTACGGGGTGGAGAAATTGCCCTGGTTTTGGACTCCGTTTGATTCCTTTGGTTTGGCGGCGATCGCTGTTCTCTTAATTCCCTCGTTATTAGGAGCCGTTTTAGGTTATTTAGTCTTCCGTAATCGCATCCGAGGGGTCTACTTTTCCATCCTCACGCAAGCGGCAACCATTGTATTTTTTAACTTCTTCAATGGTCAGCAAAAACTCTTCAATGGTACCAATGGTCTGACCAACTACAAAACCTTATTGGGAGCAGATGTGAATGCTCCGAAAACACAGTTTGTCTTCTATACACTCACCATATTGTTTCTCGTCGCGGCTTATGCGCTGTGTCGTTGGTTGACTAGAGGACGCTTCGGAAATTTGCTGATTGCGATTCGAGATGATGAAAGTCGAGTGCGGTTTACAGGTTATAACCCCACGAGTTTTAAGGTTTTGGTATTTGCCATTTCTGCGGGTTTAGCGGGTTTGGCAGGGGCGATGTATACACTGCAAACTGGCATTATTTCACCGAAGGCGATGGATATTGCGTTTTCGATTGAAATGGTGATTTGGGTAGCGGTGGGAGGACGTGCGTCTTTAGTGGGAGCGATTTTAGGGGCGTTGGTGGTGAATTTTGCGAAGAGTTTGTTGAGTGAGAAATTTCCGGAAATTTGGCTATTTTTTCAGGGTGGTTTGTTTTTGTTAGTGGTGATGGTACTACCGGATGGGTTTGTGGGGTGGTTGCGTGCTCAAGGGGTTGATTGGTTGGCACGGCTGGGACGCCCAAAGCCTGTTATTACTTATCCGAGTCTGGAAGAAGACCCACAGGTGCAGCGGGAGCGGGAGACTCTGGGGAGGGAGTAG
- a CDS encoding DUF262 domain-containing HNH endonuclease family protein, whose translation MKIEANDKEIQDIFSLGYFKIPRFQRPYSWTEEEVKNFWDDVVIEEHEQYFIGSMVVYQIEKPYFGIVDGQQRLTTITLMLAAIRNAFLRLGEVNLSRGVHNYIEKANIDNVNEFILNTETSFPYLQDHIQSFEGAKVDCTVGHEELKLKNAFELINEKLSPLIPKYKEIDAQLDFPDESRLAVIDSLKTIRNKILSLKLVFIQLDNEDDAYLIFETLNTRGKDLTTPDLVKNLLLKKVKSSNKTLDNSKIIWNKILEKFDDYGLENEMESFLHHHWLSKYGDTTEKKLFGEIKEYVTTSELALFLLVEFQKNADYYASIRNPSNYSWTPEENELKECLQSFNLLNVKQQMPMVLSLIRAYREQKLTLRALLKIILKIESFHFVFNRITSQHSSGSISTLYYRHARDLTKTNNHDKIQSIFSSLSGSLKSKLPEFEEFEIEFANLIYTKSKTRNRKIINYILSRFMGKNINGLPIDYELTSIEHILPQSKECNEDVVGSIGNLILVDRETNSEVLKNLDFTKKIEILVNKGYPLDSDLLNANQWTEKEIRDRAKSMAHKAFYELWRI comes from the coding sequence ATGAAAATTGAAGCAAATGATAAAGAAATTCAGGATATTTTTTCTCTGGGATATTTCAAGATACCAAGATTTCAAAGACCTTATTCTTGGACTGAAGAAGAAGTAAAAAATTTTTGGGATGATGTTGTTATTGAAGAACATGAGCAATATTTTATTGGCTCGATGGTGGTCTATCAAATAGAAAAGCCATACTTTGGAATAGTAGATGGTCAACAGAGATTAACAACCATTACATTAATGCTCGCTGCCATACGAAATGCTTTTCTTCGGCTTGGTGAAGTAAACCTTTCAAGAGGTGTTCATAACTATATTGAAAAAGCAAACATAGATAATGTCAATGAATTTATTCTCAACACTGAAACTTCATTTCCATATTTACAAGATCATATCCAAAGTTTTGAAGGAGCAAAGGTTGATTGTACAGTAGGACATGAAGAATTGAAACTTAAGAATGCATTTGAATTAATAAACGAAAAGCTTTCTCCTTTAATTCCAAAATACAAAGAAATAGATGCACAACTTGACTTCCCTGATGAAAGTAGGCTTGCTGTAATAGATAGTCTCAAAACTATAAGAAATAAAATTTTATCGCTGAAGCTGGTTTTTATTCAATTAGATAATGAAGATGATGCTTACTTAATTTTTGAAACTCTAAATACTAGAGGGAAAGATCTAACTACCCCTGATTTAGTTAAGAACCTATTACTCAAAAAAGTAAAGTCTTCAAATAAAACGTTAGACAACTCTAAAATCATATGGAATAAAATTTTAGAAAAATTTGATGACTATGGATTAGAAAATGAGATGGAATCTTTTCTGCACCATCATTGGCTTTCAAAATATGGAGATACTACTGAGAAAAAGTTATTCGGTGAAATTAAAGAATATGTTACTACTTCCGAGTTAGCTCTTTTCTTGTTAGTTGAATTTCAAAAAAATGCTGATTACTATGCTTCCATAAGGAACCCAAGTAATTATTCATGGACTCCAGAAGAAAATGAACTGAAAGAATGTTTGCAGTCATTCAATCTATTGAATGTCAAGCAGCAAATGCCAATGGTTCTATCTCTTATTAGAGCGTATAGAGAGCAAAAGCTAACATTGAGAGCTTTATTAAAAATAATATTGAAGATTGAATCATTTCACTTCGTGTTTAATAGAATAACCTCTCAACATTCCTCCGGCTCAATATCCACTCTCTATTATAGACATGCTAGAGATCTTACTAAAACTAATAACCATGACAAAATTCAGTCCATCTTTTCATCTTTAAGTGGAAGCCTTAAATCTAAATTACCGGAGTTTGAAGAATTTGAAATAGAATTTGCAAATCTTATCTATACAAAAAGCAAGACTAGAAATAGAAAGATTATCAATTATATACTAAGTCGCTTCATGGGAAAAAATATTAATGGCTTACCTATAGATTATGAATTAACCAGCATCGAGCATATACTACCACAGTCTAAAGAATGTAATGAAGATGTAGTTGGAAGTATAGGTAATTTAATACTTGTAGACAGAGAAACAAATAGTGAAGTGTTAAAAAATCTAGACTTTACAAAGAAAATCGAAATTTTGGTTAATAAAGGTTATCCTCTTGATTCTGATTTATTAAATGCCAATCAGTGGACTGAAAAAGAAATCAGGGATAGAGCTAAATCAATGGCTCATAAAGCATTTTATGAGCTTTGGCGTATATGA
- the urtB gene encoding urea ABC transporter permease subunit UrtB: protein MIAALFDSLFNGLSIGAVLLISALGLAIVFGLMGVINMAHGELMMLGAYTTFVVQNGFNLLGKPWFETYILVALPMAFLVAAAMGLILERGVIRYLYGRPLETLLATWGVSLILQQFVRSVNWVLAISLAVFCLFFFGALWILSRPPQLERMRNWVIAVMLPLSLGIAWATGTLLAQTYKLTVTQPWFGAQNVNVTAPRWLQDNLPIFGLTLPYTRLFIIGLTILCVAAIYLFLQRSAWGLRIRAVTQNRSMSSCLGIPTQKVDALTFALGSGLAGVAGCAISLLGSVGPNTGQNYVVDTFMVVVVGGVGKLVGSIVAAIAIGTANYLIGSGVLVTSIPAPLLTMEPFKLLADLLTFFSSTSMAKVIVFALIIVFLQVRPGGIFPQKGRTVDA from the coding sequence GTGATAGCAGCATTGTTTGATAGCCTATTTAATGGCCTTAGTATTGGCGCTGTTTTATTAATTTCAGCGCTAGGATTAGCCATTGTTTTTGGACTGATGGGCGTGATTAACATGGCTCACGGTGAGTTGATGATGCTGGGAGCTTACACGACCTTCGTTGTACAAAATGGCTTCAACTTGCTGGGAAAACCGTGGTTTGAAACCTATATCTTGGTTGCCCTGCCAATGGCTTTTCTCGTCGCGGCGGCGATGGGTTTGATTTTGGAGCGGGGGGTAATTCGATATCTTTATGGACGCCCCTTAGAGACTCTCTTAGCGACTTGGGGAGTCAGCCTCATTTTGCAACAGTTTGTGCGAAGCGTGAACTGGGTATTGGCCATTAGTCTCGCTGTGTTTTGCCTATTCTTCTTTGGCGCGCTCTGGATTCTGTCTCGCCCCCCGCAGCTAGAGAGGATGCGTAACTGGGTGATAGCGGTGATGCTACCGCTATCACTCGGCATTGCCTGGGCTACTGGCACATTGTTGGCTCAAACTTACAAACTTACCGTGACTCAGCCTTGGTTTGGTGCTCAGAATGTCAATGTCACAGCACCTCGTTGGCTACAAGATAATTTGCCCATATTTGGTCTGACGCTGCCTTACACCCGACTGTTTATCATTGGCCTCACGATTCTTTGTGTAGCGGCGATTTACTTGTTTTTGCAACGTTCGGCATGGGGGTTGCGAATTCGGGCGGTGACGCAAAACCGGAGTATGAGTTCTTGCTTGGGGATTCCCACTCAAAAAGTGGATGCCTTGACATTTGCCCTAGGTTCTGGGTTGGCTGGTGTGGCAGGTTGTGCGATTAGTTTGCTGGGTTCTGTGGGGCCGAATACGGGTCAGAACTATGTGGTTGATACCTTCATGGTCGTGGTGGTGGGTGGTGTTGGCAAGTTGGTGGGGAGTATTGTGGCGGCGATCGCGATCGGTACGGCGAATTACCTGATCGGTTCAGGCGTACTGGTTACAAGTATTCCTGCACCCCTGTTGACTATGGAACCGTTCAAATTACTAGCTGATTTGTTAACGTTCTTTTCTTCCACCAGCATGGCTAAAGTCATCGTATTTGCTCTCATTATTGTGTTTCTTCAGGTGCGACCGGGAGGAATTTTTCCTCAAAAAGGGCGCACGGTGGATGCTTAA